A portion of the Oncorhynchus gorbuscha isolate QuinsamMale2020 ecotype Even-year linkage group LG19, OgorEven_v1.0, whole genome shotgun sequence genome contains these proteins:
- the apom gene encoding apolipoprotein M: MLEAKEVYPFLLFVNGWFSQLFTPCSQPVLLSTSSLNTQQYLGKWYFIAAAGVKESDVQMFRQMDSTVFHLNETSKNALLLTGAMRVGVHCIMKNWTYTIQSGKDDLTSEGRPELQTLVWSGEWLNCTQCILLQEIERHLNPLETHDTLNRFMLYARDSALLDNKVVTAFQTQTACKNMDRFVHLPQEKELCKLENKV; the protein is encoded by the exons ATGTTAGAGGCCAAGGAAGTGTATCCGTTCTTGCTCTTTGTGAATGGGTGGTTTAGTCAGCTCTTCACCCCCTGCTCCCAACCAGTCCTCCTATCTACAAGCAGTCTCAATACCCAACAG tatctTGGCAAATGGTACTTCATTGCAGCGGCTGGTGTGAAGGAGTCGGATGTGCAGATGTTCAGACAGATGGACAGCACTGTGTTTCACCTGAATGAGACCTCTAAaaatgcactactgttgaccggaGCCATGCGCGT GGGTGTTCATTGCATTATGAAAAACTGGACCTACACTATTCAGTCTGGCAAAGATGATTTGACATCAGAAG GCAGGCCTGAGCTGCAAACTCTAGTGTGGAGTGGAGAGTGGCTGAACTGCACCCAGTGTATCCTGCTGCAGGAGATAGAGCGTCACTTGAACCCACTAGAGACACACGACACCCTCAACAGATTCATGCTTTACG CTCGTGACAGTGCCTTATTGGATAATAAAGTGGTGACGGCGTTTCAGACCCAAACAGCTTGTAAAAACATGGACAGATTTGTCCATCTCCCTCAAGAGAAAG AGCTTTGTAAATTGGAGAATAAGGTGTAG